The following are encoded together in the Ovis canadensis isolate MfBH-ARS-UI-01 breed Bighorn chromosome 2, ARS-UI_OviCan_v2, whole genome shotgun sequence genome:
- the LOC138434619 gene encoding interferon tau-4: MAFVLSLLMALVLVSYGPGGSLGCYLSQRLMLDARENLKLLDRMNRLSPHSCLQDRKDFGLPQEMVEGDQLQKDQAFPVLYEMLQQSFNLFYTEHSSAAWDTTLLDQLCTGLQQQLDHLDTCRDQVMGEKDSELGNMDPIVTVKKYFQGIHDYLQEKGYSDCAWEIVRVEMMRALTSSTTLQKRLTKTGGDLNSP; this comes from the coding sequence ATGGCCTTCGTGCTCTCTCTACTGATGGCCCTGGTGCTGGTCAGCTATGGCCCAGGAGGATCTCTGGGTTGTTACCTATCTCAGAGACTCATGCTGGATGCCAGGGAGAACCTCAAGCTCCTGGACCGAATGAACAGACTCTCCCCTCATTCCTGTCTGCAGGACAGAAAAGACTTTGGTCttccccaggagatggtggagggcgACCAGCTCCAGAAGGACCAGGCCTTCCCTGTGCTCTACGAGATGCTCCAGCAGAGCTTCAACCTCTTCTACACAGAGCACTCCTCTGCTGCCTGGGACACCACCCTCCTGGACCAGCTCTGCACTGGACTCCAACAGCAGCTGGACCACCTGGACACCTGCAGGGATCAAGTGATGGGAGAGAAAGACTCTGAACTGGGTAACATGGACCCCATTGTGACCGTGAAGAAGTACTTCCAGGGCATCCATGACTACCTGCAAGAGAAGGGATACAGCGACTGCGCCTGGGAAATCGTCAGAGTCGAGATGATGAGAGCCCTCACTTCATCAACCACCTTGCAAAAAAGGTTAACAAAGACGGGTGGAGATCTGAACTCACCTTGA